The window TTAAATAGCGTGTTTTACACAGCCAAGCATGTTGGAGACTCAACCTCGCTATTGAGTGAAGAATTGGCGATACGGACTGAACGCTATGCACAGAACCCTTCGTTGCCTGGTACAAGACCTTTCGTGCGCGTCATCCAGTTTACCGAATTTGCTTCAAGTCTATTTAATTCTTGGAAGCGGGGAAAGCACGCTTAATCAAACAAATTTTGAAATGAGGGATGAAAATGACTTTCACAGGAATCGGTGTATTGCTTATAGGTATCGCATTATTGGTACTAGCAATTTTTCTAGCACGTGTATTAAATAACTTTGCATCCATTTTGAATGGGGTAGATAAAACAATAGAGCAGTTGCCAAGTCAATTGGATAGCATCTTAAATGAGACTGGGGATTTAATAGCAAACAGTAACAATACTCTTGCTGATGTCAATGAAAAGCTTGGCACTTTGACACCTTTGTTCCATATAGTTGGGGATGTTGGTGAGTCTACAAGGACTTTGTCATCCTCTTTAGTCGATCTGACTGCTTCTGCTAAGGCCAAGATGGACGGGGCAGATGAGGATAAGCAGGACAAGCGATTAGGCGGTTTATATGGCACCGCTGCTCTCGGATTCTATGCTATGAGAAAGAAAGGCAGGATTAAAAAAGAATCAGATGTATCAGTTGGAAGAAACCTGTACCGTGAAGGTGAGAAACGTACATTGGCTGTTAACAGGATGAAAGAAGAAGCAAAAGTGGCTGCAAGAAGTAAAAAATAATCTGGTGATGAAACAAATTAAAAATCGTGTGGCGGGACTATTAGTCCTGCCACACGATTTTTATTTGATCAATTTGATTTCGGTTCGAGAATT of the Sporosarcina sp. FSL K6-1508 genome contains:
- a CDS encoding DUF948 domain-containing protein; translation: MTFTGIGVLLIGIALLVLAIFLARVLNNFASILNGVDKTIEQLPSQLDSILNETGDLIANSNNTLADVNEKLGTLTPLFHIVGDVGESTRTLSSSLVDLTASAKAKMDGADEDKQDKRLGGLYGTAALGFYAMRKKGRIKKESDVSVGRNLYREGEKRTLAVNRMKEEAKVAARSKK